The Enterobacter kobei genome has a segment encoding these proteins:
- a CDS encoding DUF1120 domain-containing protein: protein MKKCLLATVIMMAATAVYAEPTAMLKVHGTLTSAGCVPEISNGGVADFGEVGLDSLSSGVAYQAGHKDVTLTITCQSATRVGWTIKDDRKDSNAGAHKTSSEFHVDNATASGAQAYGDYQLNGVGKTSAGESIGAYSVSTYMNAVTADGATVQPIAAAMYTGGTISSRSWINLWATGILTNDGTDVMTVAKTGERAPLAFTTAAFPLKIALAIAPSKNLTLTDRTDLDGQSTITLVYL, encoded by the coding sequence ATGAAAAAGTGCCTTCTCGCCACCGTTATCATGATGGCGGCGACAGCAGTTTATGCCGAACCTACTGCAATGTTAAAAGTTCACGGTACGCTGACCAGCGCAGGCTGCGTTCCTGAAATTAGCAACGGCGGCGTGGCCGATTTTGGCGAAGTGGGTCTGGACTCACTCTCCTCCGGTGTGGCTTATCAGGCTGGGCATAAAGATGTCACTCTGACCATCACATGTCAGTCTGCGACCCGCGTCGGCTGGACAATCAAAGATGACCGCAAAGACTCAAACGCGGGCGCACATAAAACGTCAAGCGAGTTCCATGTGGATAACGCTACCGCAAGCGGCGCGCAGGCATACGGCGATTACCAGCTCAACGGTGTCGGAAAAACCAGCGCTGGCGAAAGTATCGGTGCCTATTCAGTTTCAACTTACATGAACGCGGTCACTGCTGACGGTGCAACCGTTCAGCCTATCGCCGCAGCGATGTATACCGGCGGTACCATCAGCAGCAGAAGCTGGATCAACCTGTGGGCCACCGGCATCCTCACTAACGATGGTACCGACGTCATGACCGTTGCCAAAACCGGTGAACGCGCTCCGCTGGCCTTCACGACGGCGGCTTTCCCTCTGAAGATCGCGCTGGCGATTGCGCCAAGCAAAAATCTGACCCTGACTGACA
- a CDS encoding DUF1120 domain-containing protein, with protein sequence MKKLLLATLIAMTSSAVFAEGSIVMKVQGKMNHASCTPELSNGGSIDFGTIALDQLSPTQTNQMGHKDMSLTINCPSATKVAWSIADNKEDSNAATYLNSSEFYIRDATDNGGDVYGSGTTYGVGTTAAGDKIGAYAISTRINEITAKGVPAQAIFAPNFLNSKGEYMWRNLATGVIANGNAEIMTATRPGYTAPLAITSVVYPFKVSLAIVNTDRLTTTDEAQLSGETTITLVYL encoded by the coding sequence ATGAAAAAGCTTCTTCTCGCAACGCTGATTGCGATGACCTCTTCGGCTGTATTCGCCGAAGGCAGCATCGTCATGAAGGTTCAGGGCAAGATGAACCATGCATCCTGTACGCCGGAACTCAGTAACGGCGGATCGATTGATTTTGGCACAATCGCGCTGGACCAGCTTTCTCCAACCCAGACCAACCAGATGGGTCATAAAGATATGTCTCTGACGATCAATTGCCCGTCAGCGACTAAAGTGGCATGGAGTATTGCTGATAACAAAGAAGATTCCAATGCGGCGACCTACCTGAACTCCAGCGAGTTTTACATTCGTGACGCCACAGACAATGGTGGGGACGTTTACGGTTCAGGTACCACCTACGGCGTAGGTACCACCGCTGCTGGCGATAAAATTGGCGCCTATGCAATCAGTACCCGTATCAATGAGATCACCGCTAAAGGTGTGCCTGCTCAGGCGATCTTTGCGCCAAACTTCCTCAACAGCAAAGGCGAATATATGTGGCGTAACCTGGCCACCGGTGTGATTGCCAACGGTAACGCCGAGATCATGACCGCTACCAGACCAGGTTATACCGCACCGCTGGCCATCACCAGCGTTGTCTACCCGTTCAAAGTCTCTCTGGCCATTGTTAACACTGACCGTCTGACCACCACAGACGAAGCGCAGCTGAGCGGCGAAACCACCATCACTCTGGTTTATCTCTAA
- the lplA gene encoding lipoate--protein ligase LplA: MTTLRLLISDSYDPWFNLAVEECIFRQMPATQRVLFLWRNADTVVIGRAQNPWKECNTRRMEEDHVRLARRSSGGGAVFHDLGNTCFTFMAGKPEYDKSISTSIVLNALNALGVTAEASGRNDLVVKTPEGDRKVSGSAYRETIDRGFHHGTLLLNADLSRLANYLNPDKKKLQAKGITSVRGRVANLVELLPGITHEQICDAIREAFFAHYGERVEAEVISPDKTPDLPNFVETFARQSSWEWNFGQAPAFSHLLDERFTWGGVELHFDVEKGHITRTQIFTDSLNPAPLEALASRLQGCVYRPDMLQHVCDGLLEHYPEQERELRELSAWIAQAIK, from the coding sequence ATGACGACGTTACGCCTGCTTATCTCTGACTCTTACGATCCCTGGTTTAATCTCGCGGTGGAAGAGTGCATCTTCCGCCAGATGCCCGCCACCCAGCGCGTACTGTTTCTCTGGCGCAATGCCGACACGGTGGTGATTGGCCGCGCGCAAAACCCGTGGAAAGAGTGCAACACCCGCCGCATGGAAGAGGACCACGTCCGCCTGGCGCGCCGCAGCAGCGGCGGTGGAGCCGTGTTTCACGATCTGGGCAACACTTGCTTTACCTTTATGGCAGGCAAGCCGGAATACGACAAAAGCATCTCTACGTCGATTGTGCTGAACGCGCTGAATGCGCTCGGCGTAACCGCAGAGGCGTCAGGCCGGAACGATCTGGTCGTCAAGACCCCCGAGGGAGACCGGAAGGTCTCCGGCTCAGCCTATCGCGAAACAATCGATCGCGGTTTCCACCACGGCACTCTGCTGCTGAATGCCGATCTCAGCCGGCTGGCTAACTACCTCAATCCTGACAAGAAAAAGTTACAGGCTAAGGGCATTACCTCCGTACGCGGCCGCGTGGCGAATCTGGTGGAGCTTCTGCCGGGTATTACTCACGAGCAGATTTGCGACGCGATCCGTGAGGCCTTCTTTGCGCACTACGGCGAGCGTGTGGAGGCGGAAGTGATTTCCCCTGATAAAACGCCTGACCTGCCCAACTTCGTTGAAACCTTTGCCCGCCAGAGCAGCTGGGAGTGGAACTTCGGCCAGGCACCGGCGTTTTCACATCTGCTGGATGAGCGTTTTACCTGGGGCGGCGTGGAGCTTCACTTTGACGTGGAGAAAGGTCATATTACCCGCACACAAATTTTTACGGATAGTCTTAACCCGGCACCGCTGGAAGCGTTGGCGTCACGCCTGCAGGGCTGTGTATACCGTCCCGATATGCTGCAACATGTGTGCGACGGGTTGCTTGAACATTATCCGGAACAAGAGCGGGAACTTCGGGAATTGTCGGCGTGGATCGCTCAGGCGATAAAATAA
- a CDS encoding YtjB family periplasmic protein: protein MARAKLKFRLHRAVIVLSCLALLVALMQGASWFSQNHQRQRNPQFEELARTLARQVTLNVAPYMRTETPDDKRIGQILRQLTENSRILDAGVYDEKGDLIARAGEHVDVRDRLALDGKKAGGYFNQQLVEPVQGKNGPLGYLRLTLDTHTLPTEAKQVDNTTNILRLMLLLSLAIGVVLARTLLQGKRTRWQQSPFLLTASKSVPEDEESEKKE from the coding sequence ATGGCTCGCGCAAAACTGAAATTCCGGCTTCATCGCGCCGTGATTGTCCTTTCCTGTCTCGCACTGTTAGTGGCATTGATGCAAGGGGCATCGTGGTTTAGCCAGAATCATCAGCGGCAGCGTAACCCGCAGTTTGAAGAGCTGGCCCGCACGCTGGCGCGTCAGGTGACCCTTAACGTCGCCCCCTATATGCGCACCGAGACGCCGGACGATAAGCGCATCGGCCAGATCCTGCGTCAGCTTACGGAAAACAGCCGCATTCTCGATGCGGGCGTGTACGATGAAAAAGGCGACCTGATTGCCCGCGCCGGTGAGCACGTCGACGTGCGCGACAGGCTGGCGCTGGACGGCAAAAAAGCCGGAGGCTATTTCAACCAGCAGCTCGTCGAACCTGTTCAGGGAAAAAATGGCCCGCTGGGCTATCTGCGCCTGACGCTCGACACTCACACCCTGCCGACCGAAGCCAAGCAGGTGGATAACACCACCAATATTCTGCGCCTGATGTTATTACTCTCACTGGCGATTGGCGTGGTGCTGGCGCGCACGCTGCTGCAGGGTAAGCGCACCCGATGGCAACAGTCGCCGTTCCTGCTGACCGCCAGCAAGTCGGTTCCGGAAGACGAAGAGAGCGAGAAGAAAGAATAG
- the serB gene encoding phosphoserine phosphatase: protein MPNITWCDLPTDVSLWPGLPLSLSGDEVMPLDYHAGRSGWLLYGRGLDKQRLTQYQTKLGAAMVIVAAWCVEDYQVIRLAGSLTQRATRLAHDAGLDVAPLGKIPHLKTPGLLVMDMDSTAIQIECIDEIAKLAGSGELVAEVTERAMRGELDFTASLRQRVATLKGADANILRQVRDVLPLMPGLTQLVLKLQSLGWKVAIASGGFTFFADYLREKLHLTTVVANELEIMDGKLTGQVIGDIVDAQYKANTLTRLAEKYEIPVVQTVAIGDGANDLPMIKAAGLGIAYHAKPKVNEKTEVTIRHADLMGVFCILSGSLNQK from the coding sequence ATGCCGAACATTACCTGGTGTGACCTGCCAACGGATGTCTCTTTATGGCCAGGATTGCCGCTCTCGTTAAGTGGCGATGAGGTGATGCCTCTGGATTACCACGCTGGCCGTAGCGGCTGGCTGCTGTATGGACGCGGCCTGGATAAGCAACGCCTGACCCAGTATCAAACCAAACTGGGTGCGGCAATGGTCATCGTCGCCGCCTGGTGCGTAGAAGATTACCAGGTTATCCGCCTGGCGGGTTCTCTGACGCAGCGTGCCACGCGTCTGGCGCATGACGCAGGGCTGGACGTTGCCCCGCTCGGTAAAATTCCGCACCTGAAAACGCCGGGTCTGCTGGTCATGGACATGGACTCCACCGCTATTCAGATCGAGTGTATTGACGAGATTGCTAAACTGGCAGGCAGCGGTGAGCTGGTGGCGGAAGTCACTGAACGTGCTATGCGCGGCGAGCTGGATTTCACCGCCAGCCTGAGACAGCGCGTGGCGACCCTGAAAGGGGCCGATGCTAACATCCTGCGCCAGGTGCGTGATGTGCTGCCGCTGATGCCAGGACTGACGCAACTGGTGCTGAAGCTGCAGTCCCTTGGCTGGAAGGTGGCGATTGCCTCCGGTGGCTTCACCTTCTTCGCGGATTATCTGCGCGAGAAACTGCATTTGACCACCGTGGTGGCCAACGAACTGGAAATTATGGACGGCAAGCTGACCGGACAGGTGATTGGCGACATCGTGGATGCGCAGTACAAAGCTAACACCCTGACCCGTCTGGCCGAAAAATATGAAATCCCGGTGGTCCAGACCGTCGCCATCGGGGACGGCGCGAACGACCTGCCGATGATCAAAGCTGCTGGTCTTGGCATTGCCTACCATGCCAAGCCAAAAGTGAACGAAAAGACGGAAGTGACTATCCGTCATGCTGACCTGATGGGGGTGTTCTGCATCCTTTCTGGCAGCCTTAATCAGAAATAA
- the radA gene encoding DNA repair protein RadA, with translation MAKAPKRAFVCNECGADYPRWQGQCSACHAWNTITEVRGVAASPSVARNERLSGYAGNAGVSKVQKLSDISLEALPRFSTGFKEFDRVLGGGVVPGSAILIGGNPGAGKSTLLLQTLCKLAEQMKTLYVTGEESLQQVAMRAHRLGLPTGNLNMLSETSIEQICMIAEEEQPKLMVIDSIQVMHMADIQSSPGSVAQVRETAAYLTRFAKTRGVAIVMVGHVTKDGSLAGPKVLEHCIDCSVMLDGDADSRFRTLRSHKNRFGAVNELGVFAMTEQGLREVSNPSAIFLSRGDEVTSGSSVMVLWEGTRPLLVEIQALVDHSMMGNPRRVAVGLEQNRLAILLAVLHRHGGLQMADQDVFVNVVGGVKVSETSADLALLLAMVSSLRDRPLPQDLVVFGEVGLAGEIRPVPSGQERISEAAKHGFRRAIVPAANVPKKIPEGMQVFGVKKLADALNVFDDL, from the coding sequence GTGGCGAAAGCTCCAAAACGCGCATTTGTCTGTAATGAATGTGGTGCGGATTATCCGCGCTGGCAGGGGCAATGCAGCGCCTGTCATGCCTGGAACACCATCACCGAAGTGCGTGGTGTGGCGGCTTCGCCGAGTGTGGCCCGCAATGAACGCCTGAGCGGCTATGCGGGCAATGCAGGCGTGTCGAAGGTGCAAAAGCTTTCAGACATCAGCCTGGAAGCGTTACCGCGCTTCTCCACCGGGTTCAAAGAGTTTGACCGCGTGCTCGGCGGCGGCGTGGTGCCGGGCAGTGCGATTCTGATCGGCGGTAACCCCGGGGCGGGTAAATCGACCCTGCTGCTGCAAACGCTTTGCAAGCTCGCCGAGCAGATGAAAACCCTGTACGTCACGGGGGAAGAATCACTCCAGCAGGTGGCGATGCGTGCGCACCGCCTGGGCCTGCCAACCGGCAACCTGAATATGCTGTCGGAAACCAGCATTGAGCAGATCTGCATGATCGCCGAAGAAGAGCAGCCGAAGCTGATGGTGATCGACTCCATTCAGGTGATGCACATGGCGGACATTCAGTCCTCGCCGGGCAGCGTGGCGCAGGTGCGCGAAACCGCGGCCTACCTGACACGCTTCGCCAAAACGCGCGGCGTGGCGATTGTGATGGTCGGCCATGTGACGAAAGACGGTTCCCTGGCCGGGCCAAAAGTGCTCGAACACTGTATCGACTGCTCGGTGATGCTCGACGGCGACGCGGATTCCCGCTTCCGCACCCTGCGCAGCCATAAAAACCGTTTCGGCGCGGTGAATGAATTAGGTGTTTTTGCCATGACGGAGCAGGGGCTGCGTGAGGTCAGCAACCCGTCGGCCATCTTCCTGAGCCGTGGCGACGAAGTCACCTCCGGCAGTTCGGTCATGGTGCTGTGGGAAGGAACACGCCCGCTGCTGGTTGAAATCCAGGCGCTGGTGGATCACTCGATGATGGGCAACCCGCGTCGCGTGGCGGTGGGTCTGGAACAGAACCGTCTGGCGATCCTGCTGGCGGTGCTGCACCGTCACGGTGGTCTGCAGATGGCGGATCAGGACGTCTTCGTGAACGTTGTGGGCGGGGTGAAGGTCTCGGAAACCAGCGCGGACCTGGCGTTGCTGCTGGCGATGGTCTCCAGCCTGCGCGACAGACCGCTGCCGCAGGATCTGGTGGTGTTTGGCGAGGTTGGCCTGGCAGGAGAGATCCGTCCGGTGCCGAGCGGCCAGGAGCGTATCTCTGAAGCGGCAAAACACGGCTTCCGCCGCGCGATTGTGCCCGCCGCTAACGTGCCGAAAAAAATCCCCGAAGGGATGCAGGTTTTTGGCGTTAAGAAACTCGCAGATGCGTTAAATGTCTTTGACGACTTATAA
- the nadR gene encoding multifunctional transcriptional regulator/nicotinamide-nucleotide adenylyltransferase/ribosylnicotinamide kinase NadR — translation MSSFDYIKTAIRQKGCTLQQVADASGMTKGYLSQLLNAKIKSPSAQKLEALHRFLGLEFPRMQKNIGVVFGKFYPLHTGHIYLIQRACSQVDELHIIMGYDETRDRQLFEDSAMSQQPTVPDRLRWLLQTFKYQKNIRIHAFNEEGMEPYPHGWDVWSNGIKAFMEEKGIAPNWIYTSEESDAPQFREHLGIETVLIDPKRTFMNISGAQIRENPFRYWDYIPTEVKPFFVRTVAILGGESSGKSTLVNKLANIFNTTSAWEYGRDYVFSHLGGDEMALQYSDYDKIALGHAQYIDFAVKYANKVAFIDTDFVTTQAFCKKYEGREHPFVQALIDEYRFDLVILLENNTPWVADGMRSLGSSVDRREFQSMLVEMLNENNVEFVHVEESDYDSRFLRCVELVKEMMGEQG, via the coding sequence ATGTCATCATTTGACTACATCAAAACCGCAATCCGCCAGAAAGGCTGCACGTTGCAGCAGGTGGCGGACGCCAGCGGTATGACCAAAGGCTATTTAAGCCAGCTGCTGAACGCCAAAATCAAAAGCCCCAGCGCGCAGAAGCTCGAAGCGCTGCACCGTTTCCTGGGACTTGAATTTCCCCGTATGCAAAAGAACATCGGCGTGGTGTTTGGCAAGTTTTACCCGCTGCATACTGGTCACATCTACCTGATTCAGCGCGCCTGTAGCCAGGTGGACGAGCTGCACATCATTATGGGGTACGATGAAACCCGTGACCGCCAGTTGTTCGAGGACAGCGCCATGTCGCAGCAGCCGACGGTGCCTGACCGCCTGCGCTGGCTGCTCCAGACCTTTAAGTATCAGAAAAACATTCGCATTCATGCTTTTAACGAAGAGGGCATGGAGCCCTATCCGCACGGCTGGGACGTGTGGAGCAACGGCATCAAAGCGTTTATGGAAGAGAAGGGCATTGCGCCTAACTGGATCTACACCTCTGAAGAGTCCGATGCGCCGCAGTTCCGCGAGCATCTGGGCATCGAGACGGTGCTGATCGATCCGAAACGGACCTTCATGAACATCAGCGGGGCGCAGATCCGCGAAAACCCGTTCCGCTACTGGGATTATATCCCGACCGAGGTAAAGCCCTTCTTTGTACGTACCGTTGCGATCCTGGGCGGTGAGTCGAGCGGAAAATCCACTCTCGTTAATAAGCTGGCGAATATCTTCAACACGACCAGTGCGTGGGAGTATGGCCGCGATTACGTTTTCTCGCACCTCGGCGGTGACGAGATGGCGCTGCAGTATTCCGACTACGATAAAATCGCGCTCGGACACGCCCAGTACATTGATTTTGCGGTCAAATATGCCAACAAAGTGGCGTTTATTGATACCGATTTCGTCACCACGCAGGCGTTCTGTAAAAAGTACGAAGGGCGCGAGCACCCGTTCGTGCAGGCGCTGATTGACGAATACCGCTTTGACCTGGTGATCCTGCTGGAAAACAACACGCCATGGGTCGCTGATGGCATGCGTAGTCTCGGCAGCTCAGTAGACAGGCGCGAGTTCCAGTCCATGCTGGTGGAGATGCTCAACGAAAACAACGTTGAGTTTGTGCATGTTGAAGAGTCGGACTACGACTCCCGTTTCCTGCGCTGCGTCGAGCTGGTGAAGGAGATGATGGGGGAGCAGGGTTAA
- a CDS encoding zinc-binding alcohol dehydrogenase family protein, producing MSVKAIAVNPANPGTFIEIAPPMPQPGEHDLLVEVKAVSVNPVDTKVHAGIVKNGLNEPRILGWDASGIVTAVGTAVTGFKPGDEVWYAGDITRPGSNTTHQLIDARIVGHKPASLGWAAAAALPLTALTAWEGLFERLNIQDADADKTLLIIGGAGGVGSLAIPFAKHNSKVNIIATASREDSARWCRERGADRVVNYRDLKGELAKQGITYVDYIFILNDTDGHWDAVSELIAPQGHICSIVENVHPLNQDKLKSKSAALHWEFMYTRSMYQTADMARQGEILNEVAKLVDNGVVESSLSETLHGLSVESITEAHRKVLEGHMRGKVVVAF from the coding sequence ATGTCAGTTAAAGCCATTGCCGTTAATCCTGCGAATCCCGGCACGTTCATTGAAATCGCCCCGCCGATGCCGCAGCCCGGCGAGCACGATCTGCTTGTCGAAGTGAAAGCCGTGTCTGTTAACCCGGTCGACACCAAGGTGCATGCAGGCATTGTCAAAAACGGGCTGAACGAGCCGCGCATTCTCGGGTGGGATGCCAGCGGTATCGTAACAGCCGTGGGAACGGCCGTTACGGGATTTAAACCCGGTGACGAAGTGTGGTACGCGGGGGATATCACTCGTCCGGGCAGCAATACCACCCATCAGCTGATCGATGCGCGTATTGTCGGGCACAAACCTGCCAGCCTTGGCTGGGCGGCAGCAGCCGCATTGCCGTTGACCGCGCTGACCGCCTGGGAAGGGTTGTTCGAACGGCTGAACATTCAGGATGCGGACGCGGATAAAACGCTGTTGATTATTGGCGGCGCGGGCGGCGTGGGCTCGCTGGCGATCCCGTTTGCAAAGCACAACAGCAAGGTGAACATCATCGCGACAGCATCAAGAGAAGATTCCGCCCGGTGGTGCCGCGAGCGCGGTGCGGATCGGGTCGTGAACTACCGCGACCTGAAAGGTGAGCTGGCAAAACAGGGTATCACTTATGTGGATTACATTTTCATCCTCAATGACACCGACGGCCACTGGGATGCCGTCAGCGAACTGATCGCACCGCAGGGGCACATCTGCTCCATCGTTGAGAACGTGCATCCGCTGAACCAGGATAAGCTGAAATCGAAATCCGCCGCCCTGCACTGGGAGTTTATGTACACCCGCAGCATGTACCAGACCGCTGATATGGCGCGTCAGGGCGAGATCTTAAACGAGGTTGCAAAGCTGGTGGACAACGGCGTGGTGGAAAGCTCGCTCAGCGAAACGCTTCACGGACTGAGCGTGGAAAGCATTACCGAGGCGCACCGCAAAGTGCTGGAGGGACATATGCGAGGGAAAGTGGTGGTTGCGTTCTGA
- a CDS encoding LysR family transcriptional regulator, translating to MFKQLQDMALFALVAEMGSFTAAAQKAELPKSSVSQRISQLEQQVGIRLLNRTTRRISLTFAGEHYLVHCREMLAASERAEYAIQRLRENPSGRLRITCPAGIGATLLAHMNAEFQLRYPDVSLDVSISDDVVDLVESGFDVALRTGKPQDSSLIGRMIGHCPRYMLASPDYLVRREPLIHPRQLVEHRCITHKAWSEWLLRSESEDYRYLPDNAHMTDNLVYARECAIAGAGITLLPAFLLEDKIETGALVKVLPEWNVEGNDLWLAYPSRKLNSPALMSYIDFAIQFDEVKRYYVDK from the coding sequence ATGTTTAAACAGCTTCAGGATATGGCGCTGTTTGCGCTGGTGGCCGAGATGGGCAGCTTTACTGCTGCGGCACAGAAGGCTGAACTGCCAAAATCCAGCGTCAGCCAGCGAATAAGCCAGCTGGAGCAGCAGGTAGGAATACGCCTGCTCAACCGCACGACGCGCAGAATCAGCCTGACTTTTGCAGGCGAGCATTATCTGGTGCACTGTCGCGAAATGCTGGCGGCCAGCGAGCGGGCGGAGTATGCCATTCAGCGGCTACGCGAAAACCCGAGCGGGCGGCTGCGCATCACCTGCCCGGCGGGGATTGGTGCGACGCTGCTGGCGCATATGAATGCCGAATTCCAGCTTCGCTATCCTGACGTGTCGCTGGACGTGTCGATCTCTGATGATGTGGTGGATCTGGTCGAGTCCGGCTTTGACGTGGCGCTGCGTACCGGTAAGCCGCAGGACTCCTCCCTGATTGGCCGGATGATCGGACATTGTCCGCGCTATATGCTGGCTTCACCCGACTATCTGGTGCGTCGGGAGCCGTTAATCCATCCCCGCCAGCTGGTGGAGCACCGCTGCATTACCCACAAAGCCTGGTCTGAGTGGCTGCTGCGAAGCGAGAGTGAGGATTACCGCTACCTGCCGGATAACGCGCACATGACCGATAATCTGGTCTACGCCCGTGAATGTGCGATTGCTGGCGCCGGGATCACGCTATTACCCGCCTTTCTTCTGGAAGATAAGATTGAGACAGGGGCGCTGGTGAAGGTGCTGCCGGAGTGGAACGTCGAGGGGAATGATTTGTGGCTGGCTTATCCGAGCCGCAAGCTGAACTCGCCTGCGCTGATGAGCTATATCGACTTTGCGATACAGTTTGACGAGGTGAAGCGGTATTACGTGGACAAATAA
- the ettA gene encoding energy-dependent translational throttle protein EttA, whose protein sequence is MAQFVYTMHRVGKVVPPKRHILKNISLSFFPGAKIGVLGLNGAGKSTLLRIMAGIDTDIEGEARPQPGIKIGYLPQEPQLNPEHTVRESVEEAVSEVVNALKGLDEVYAKYAEPDADFDKLAAQQGKFEEIIQAHDGHNLNVQLERAADALRLPDWDAKIANLSGGERRRVALCRLLLEKPDMLLLDEPTNHLDAESVAWLERFLHDFEGTVVAITHDRYFLDNVAGWILELDRGEGIPWEGNYSSWLEQKDQRLAQEASQEAARRKSIEKELEWVRQGAKGRQSKGKARLARFEELNNTEYQKRNETNELFIPPGARLGDKVVEVTNLRKSYGDRLLIDDLTFSVPKGAIVGIIGPNGAGKSTLFRMMSGQEQPDSGSITLGETVKLASVDQFRDAMDNSKTVWEEVSGGLDIMRIGNTEMPSRAYVGRFNFKGTDQGKRVGELSGGERGRLHLAKLLQVGGNVLLLDEPTNDLDIETLRALENALLEFPGCAMVISHDRWFLDRIATHILDYQDEGKVEFFEGNFTEYEEYKKRTLGADALEPKRIKYKRIAK, encoded by the coding sequence GTGGCTCAATTCGTTTATACCATGCATCGTGTCGGCAAAGTTGTCCCGCCGAAACGTCATATTCTTAAAAATATCTCGCTGAGCTTCTTCCCGGGCGCAAAAATTGGTGTTCTGGGTCTCAACGGTGCCGGTAAGTCCACCCTGCTGCGCATCATGGCCGGCATCGATACAGACATCGAAGGTGAAGCCCGTCCGCAGCCTGGCATCAAGATCGGCTACCTGCCGCAGGAACCTCAGCTGAACCCGGAACACACCGTTCGTGAATCCGTTGAAGAAGCGGTTTCCGAAGTGGTTAACGCCCTGAAAGGTCTGGATGAAGTGTATGCCAAATACGCCGAGCCGGATGCAGACTTCGACAAGCTGGCCGCTCAGCAGGGCAAGTTTGAAGAGATTATCCAGGCGCACGACGGTCATAACCTGAACGTGCAGCTGGAGCGCGCGGCCGATGCCCTGCGCCTGCCGGACTGGGATGCGAAAATCGCCAATCTTTCCGGGGGTGAACGCCGCCGCGTAGCGCTGTGCCGCCTGCTGCTGGAAAAACCAGACATGCTGCTGCTCGACGAACCCACCAACCACCTGGATGCGGAATCCGTGGCGTGGCTGGAACGCTTCCTGCACGACTTCGAAGGCACCGTGGTGGCAATTACCCACGACCGTTACTTCCTCGACAACGTCGCAGGCTGGATCCTGGAGCTGGACCGTGGTGAAGGTATTCCATGGGAAGGTAACTACTCCTCCTGGCTGGAGCAGAAAGATCAGCGTCTGGCGCAGGAAGCTTCTCAGGAAGCCGCGCGTCGTAAGTCTATCGAGAAAGAACTGGAGTGGGTTCGTCAGGGCGCTAAAGGCCGTCAGTCTAAGGGCAAAGCCCGTCTGGCACGCTTTGAAGAGCTGAACAACACCGAATACCAGAAACGTAACGAGACCAACGAACTGTTTATTCCGCCTGGAGCACGTCTGGGGGATAAAGTGGTTGAAGTCACCAATCTGCGTAAGTCATACGGCGATCGCCTGCTGATTGACGATCTGACCTTCTCCGTACCAAAAGGGGCTATCGTCGGGATCATCGGTCCGAACGGCGCGGGTAAATCGACGCTGTTCCGCATGATGTCCGGTCAGGAGCAGCCTGACAGTGGCTCTATCACCCTGGGTGAAACCGTGAAGCTGGCGTCCGTTGATCAGTTCCGTGACGCGATGGATAACAGCAAAACCGTGTGGGAAGAAGTGTCCGGCGGTCTGGATATTATGCGTATCGGCAACACCGAGATGCCAAGCCGCGCTTACGTTGGCCGCTTCAACTTCAAAGGCACCGACCAGGGAAAACGCGTGGGCGAGCTGTCCGGCGGTGAGCGTGGTCGTCTGCACCTGGCGAAGCTGCTGCAGGTTGGCGGTAACGTACTGCTGCTCGATGAACCGACCAACGACCTGGACATCGAAACCCTGCGCGCGCTGGAAAACGCCCTGCTGGAGTTCCCGGGCTGCGCGATGGTTATCTCGCACGACCGTTGGTTCCTTGACCGTATCGCGACCCACATTCTGGACTACCAGGATGAAGGGAAAGTGGAGTTCTTCGAAGGTAACTTCACCGAATACGAAGAGTACAAGAAACGCACGCTGGGCGCTGACGCGCTGGAGCCGAAGCGTATTAAGTACAAGCGTATTGCGAAATAA